A genomic window from Halomonas sp. LR3S48 includes:
- a CDS encoding 3'-5' exonuclease, translated as MFRALRRANDRRRHAGGEYGWLFRPYTGDELVAIDCETTGVDTRTAEPVSIGAVKVRGDRVLTSESLDLRLKRPATLTGDSIRVHGLRGIDLDDGISLDEALVTLLDFIGNRPLLGWRLDFDLAILNRQIRPRFGFDLPNSGIDVAQLYHRQQRRSVMEPEPRSQRFEAVAEALGVPVMGRNTALGDAVTTALMYLRVERAGMQDRREA; from the coding sequence ATGTTTCGCGCTCTGCGCCGGGCCAACGACCGTCGGCGGCATGCCGGCGGCGAGTATGGCTGGTTATTCCGCCCCTACACCGGGGATGAGCTGGTGGCCATCGACTGCGAAACCACCGGTGTCGATACCCGTACCGCCGAGCCCGTATCCATCGGCGCGGTCAAGGTGCGCGGTGACAGGGTGTTGACCAGTGAATCGCTGGACCTGCGCCTTAAGCGCCCCGCCACGCTGACTGGCGATTCGATCCGCGTGCATGGCCTGCGTGGTATCGATCTGGATGACGGCATCAGCCTGGACGAGGCGCTGGTGACGCTGCTCGATTTCATCGGCAACCGGCCACTGCTGGGCTGGCGGCTCGACTTCGACCTGGCCATTCTCAATCGCCAGATTCGTCCGCGCTTTGGCTTCGACCTGCCCAACAGCGGCATCGACGTGGCGCAGCTGTACCACCGGCAGCAGCGTCGCAGTGTCATGGAACCCGAACCGCGCTCGCAGCGTTTCGAGGCGGTGGCGGAGGCCTTGGGTGTGCCGGTCATGGGGCGCAATACCGCCCTCGGCGACGCCGTGACCACGGCATTGATGTACCTGCGCGTGGAGCGGGCCGGGATGCAGGACCGCCGCGAGGCATGA
- the ttcA gene encoding tRNA 2-thiocytidine(32) synthetase TtcA, producing the protein MQDAMIFDPLVAAGPDACQAPGNQSEEPSPLDALDARARREFNKLQKRLRRQVGNAIIDYGMIHEGDRVMVCLSGGKDSYTMLEILRNLQRNAPVNFSLVAVNLDQKQPGFPEHVLPEYLDSVGVEYYILERDTYSVVKEKTPEGKTTCALCSRLRRGSLYGFAEEIGATKVALGHHREDILETLFLNMFYGGSLKAMPPKLLSDDGKNIVIRPLAYCREADIAEFARLMDFPIIPCNLCGSQPNLQRQVVKEMLAEWERKHPGRIESMFKAVTNVAPSQLADRELFDFEGLETKQARLRERRIDALDLSRSN; encoded by the coding sequence ATGCAAGACGCCATGATTTTCGATCCCCTTGTTGCCGCCGGCCCCGATGCTTGCCAGGCGCCGGGCAATCAGAGCGAGGAGCCCTCGCCGCTGGACGCACTCGACGCCAGAGCCCGGCGTGAATTCAACAAGCTGCAGAAGCGCCTGCGCCGTCAGGTGGGCAACGCCATCATCGACTATGGGATGATCCACGAAGGCGACCGGGTCATGGTCTGCCTGTCGGGCGGCAAGGACAGCTACACCATGCTCGAGATCCTGCGCAACCTGCAGCGCAATGCGCCGGTGAACTTCTCGCTGGTGGCGGTCAATCTCGACCAGAAGCAGCCGGGTTTCCCCGAGCATGTGCTGCCCGAGTATCTCGATTCCGTTGGCGTCGAGTACTACATCCTCGAGCGCGATACCTATTCGGTGGTGAAGGAGAAGACGCCGGAGGGCAAGACCACCTGCGCGCTCTGCTCACGGCTGCGTCGCGGCTCCCTCTATGGCTTCGCCGAGGAGATCGGCGCGACCAAGGTGGCACTGGGGCACCATCGCGAGGACATCCTGGAGACGCTGTTCCTCAATATGTTCTACGGTGGCTCTCTCAAGGCGATGCCCCCCAAGCTGCTCTCCGACGACGGCAAGAACATCGTCATCCGCCCCCTGGCCTACTGCCGCGAGGCGGATATCGCCGAGTTCGCCCGGTTGATGGACTTCCCCATCATCCCCTGCAACCTGTGCGGTTCCCAGCCCAACCTGCAGCGCCAGGTGGTCAAGGAGATGCTGGCCGAGTGGGAGCGTAAGCACCCCGGACGCATCGAATCCATGTTCAAGGCGGTGACCAACGTGGCGCCCTCTCAGTTGGCCGACCGCGAGCTGTTCGACTTCGAAGGGCTCGAGACCAAGCAGGCCCGGTTGCGCGAGCGCCGGATCGACGCGCTGGATCTATCGCGCAGCAACTGA
- the fnr gene encoding fumarate/nitrate reduction transcriptional regulator Fnr translates to MPVNAANALGKRRSLLHETRCQNCSLSSLCLPLALELEDMEQFDAIIKRRSPLKKGESLFRQGSGFSSVFAVRSGSLKQVTTEGSGDDQVTNFYLPSELVGLDGIDEQIYPGSVIALETTTVCEIPFDRLDSLSEQLPELRGQLYRSMSKELRDDRKMMRLLSRKTADQRLASFFSSLSDRFRRRGYSPYSFRLSMSRADIGNYLGLAVETVSRILGRFQQQGLVEVSGREVNILNLEALVAQAQDEH, encoded by the coding sequence ATGCCGGTCAACGCGGCCAATGCGCTCGGCAAGCGGCGCTCACTGCTGCATGAAACCCGCTGTCAGAACTGCAGCTTGAGTTCGCTGTGCCTGCCGCTCGCTCTTGAACTCGAGGACATGGAGCAGTTCGATGCGATCATCAAGCGCCGCTCTCCATTGAAGAAGGGCGAGTCATTGTTCCGCCAGGGCAGTGGTTTCAGCAGCGTTTTTGCCGTGCGCTCAGGCAGTCTCAAGCAGGTGACCACCGAGGGTTCGGGTGACGATCAGGTCACCAATTTCTACTTGCCCAGTGAGCTGGTCGGCCTCGACGGCATCGACGAGCAGATCTATCCCGGCAGCGTGATCGCGCTGGAAACCACCACCGTGTGCGAGATCCCCTTCGACCGGCTTGATTCACTCTCCGAGCAATTACCCGAGCTGCGCGGTCAGCTCTACCGCAGCATGAGCAAGGAACTGCGCGACGACCGCAAGATGATGCGCCTGCTGTCGCGCAAGACCGCCGATCAGCGCCTGGCCAGCTTCTTCTCCAGCCTCTCGGACCGCTTCCGTCGCCGCGGCTATTCGCCCTACAGCTTCCGCCTCTCCATGTCGCGGGCCGACATCGGCAACTACCTGGGTCTGGCGGTGGAAACGGTCAGCCGTATTCTGGGGCGCTTCCAACAGCAGGGGCTGGTCGAGGTCTCCGGTCGCGAGGTGAATATCCTCAATCTGGAAGCCCTGGTGGCCCAGGCGCAGGACGAACACTGA
- the hemN gene encoding oxygen-independent coproporphyrinogen III oxidase, whose translation MSVPAMSVHREMADPFPWDEALLRRYDTHGPRYTSYPTANSFSNDFDALAYQDALARSNAGGRPLSFYVHIPFCRKGCHYCACHKIATKATRVAEPYLSRLDREMVLIKPHLDTRREVAQLHWGGGTPTFLSLDQMSDLIDRLDARFGLSSARERDYAIEIDPREADVFTLRHLQALGFNRLSLGVQDLDPRVQRAVNRVQPRILTEVLLDEADRLGFRSLNLDLIYGLPLQTRDSFAATLEQVIAMAPARLSVYNYAHMPERFAAQRRIRAEDLPGPEEKLAILRTTIAMLTEAGYVHIGMDHFARTSDSLAIAQRNGTLQRNFQGYSSHAQCDLVGLGVSAISCVDDVYAQNHTRLADYEAALDSSQLPTARGIRLTFDDRVRRHAIERLMCDMTLDLDELSETFGIDAPRYLTEALSRLELPQRDGLVTVEGHRVVATPIGRLLIRHLAMAFDARLPPRLDTQFSRIV comes from the coding sequence ATGTCCGTTCCCGCGATGTCAGTGCATCGAGAGATGGCCGATCCTTTCCCCTGGGACGAGGCACTGCTGCGGCGCTACGATACCCATGGACCGCGCTACACCTCCTACCCCACCGCCAATTCGTTCAGTAACGATTTCGACGCGCTGGCCTACCAGGACGCCCTCGCTCGCAGCAACGCCGGCGGCAGGCCACTGTCGTTCTACGTGCACATTCCCTTCTGTCGCAAGGGCTGCCACTACTGCGCCTGCCACAAGATCGCGACCAAGGCCACCCGCGTTGCGGAGCCCTACCTGTCGCGCCTCGACCGCGAGATGGTACTGATCAAGCCCCACCTGGATACGCGGCGGGAGGTGGCCCAACTGCACTGGGGTGGGGGTACACCGACCTTTCTCAGCCTCGATCAGATGAGCGACCTGATCGACCGCCTCGATGCCCGCTTCGGTCTTTCCAGTGCCCGTGAGCGTGACTATGCCATCGAGATCGACCCGCGCGAGGCCGACGTCTTCACCCTGCGCCACCTGCAGGCACTGGGTTTCAATCGTCTGAGCCTCGGCGTCCAGGATCTCGACCCCAGGGTGCAGCGCGCCGTGAATCGGGTCCAGCCCCGCATCCTTACCGAGGTGCTGCTCGACGAGGCCGACCGCCTCGGTTTTCGTTCGCTCAACCTCGACCTGATTTACGGCCTGCCTCTCCAGACCCGCGACAGCTTTGCCGCCACCCTGGAACAGGTCATCGCCATGGCGCCGGCGCGCCTTTCGGTCTACAACTATGCCCACATGCCCGAGCGTTTCGCGGCCCAGCGCCGTATTCGCGCCGAAGACCTGCCCGGGCCCGAGGAGAAGCTGGCGATATTGCGCACCACCATCGCCATGCTGACCGAGGCAGGCTACGTGCACATCGGCATGGATCACTTCGCCCGAACCAGCGACAGCCTGGCCATCGCCCAGCGCAACGGTACCCTGCAGCGCAATTTCCAGGGCTACTCGAGCCATGCCCAGTGCGACCTGGTGGGGCTCGGCGTCTCGGCCATCTCCTGCGTCGATGACGTCTACGCCCAGAACCATACCCGCCTTGCCGACTACGAGGCCGCCCTCGACAGCAGCCAACTGCCCACGGCAAGGGGCATCCGGCTGACCTTCGATGACCGGGTCAGGCGGCATGCCATCGAGCGCCTGATGTGCGACATGACGCTGGATCTGGACGAGCTGAGTGAAACCTTCGGCATCGATGCCCCTCGCTATCTGACGGAGGCCCTGTCCCGACTGGAGCTCCCCCAGCGTGACGGGCTGGTGACCGTGGAAGGCCATCGGGTGGTCGCCACACCGATCGGGAGGTTGCTGATCCGGCACCTCGCCATGGCCTTCGATGCCCGGCTGCCGCCAAGGCTCGACACCCAGTTCTCGCGTATCGTCTAG